In Treponema sp. OMZ 798, the following proteins share a genomic window:
- the flhB gene encoding flagellar biosynthesis protein FlhB → MISGKSSILYQRYFSQEELLLNKTIGLQWFAAEDEGRTEDPTEYKIRKAREEGRVAKSQDLNAAMVVLLPVITLIIMGPYIFKSLMQVISFFFERCTTEDVLNGAWFGIFVSYFFRTVFPITAVALISGVLGNIIQNRGFLFSTKPITPDFKRITPNFARFFKRALFSAEGLFNLAKSLFKVVIIGFIGYLVIKNNITKMIALLQSDFTNSIIFIAKTAAQILVYASIALVLLSIPDYFFQKRQFSESLKMSKTEVTDEYKELEGDPMVKAQINRQMQAILQKTGIKNVPDADVVITNPTHYAVALQWKQGLMPAPMVISKGVDATAQNIKRIAKENNIPTIENVPLARALYANVDLGQIIPSEYYQSLSIIFLKIYSMKEKEMLRKRWR, encoded by the coding sequence ATGATATCCGGAAAATCATCCATCCTTTACCAAAGATATTTTTCGCAAGAAGAACTCCTCCTCAATAAGACAATAGGCTTGCAGTGGTTTGCTGCCGAAGATGAAGGCAGAACTGAAGACCCGACCGAATATAAGATACGCAAAGCCAGGGAAGAAGGAAGGGTTGCAAAAAGTCAGGATCTAAATGCTGCGATGGTGGTGCTGCTTCCCGTAATTACTCTTATAATAATGGGCCCCTACATATTTAAATCCTTAATGCAGGTCATCTCTTTCTTTTTTGAACGCTGTACAACAGAGGACGTTTTAAACGGAGCATGGTTCGGGATCTTTGTTTCGTATTTTTTTAGAACGGTTTTCCCGATAACGGCAGTGGCCTTAATTTCAGGGGTTTTGGGAAACATTATTCAAAACAGGGGCTTTTTATTTTCGACAAAACCGATTACGCCCGATTTTAAAAGAATCACACCCAACTTTGCAAGGTTCTTTAAAAGGGCACTGTTTTCTGCAGAAGGACTTTTTAATCTGGCAAAATCGCTTTTTAAGGTTGTCATCATAGGCTTTATAGGCTATCTTGTTATAAAAAACAATATTACAAAGATGATAGCCCTGCTTCAATCCGATTTTACCAATTCGATAATCTTTATAGCAAAAACGGCAGCTCAAATATTGGTCTACGCCTCTATCGCTCTGGTTCTTTTAAGTATTCCGGATTACTTTTTTCAAAAACGGCAGTTTTCCGAATCCCTTAAAATGTCAAAAACGGAAGTAACCGATGAGTACAAGGAATTGGAAGGAGACCCGATGGTAAAGGCCCAGATAAACAGGCAGATGCAGGCAATCTTGCAAAAAACCGGTATAAAAAATGTTCCGGATGCAGATGTCGTTATTACAAACCCGACCCACTATGCTGTCGCTCTTCAATGGAAACAAGGGCTTATGCCTGCTCCCATGGTTATATCGAAGGGAGTTGATGCAACAGCTCAAAATATAAAAAGGATTGCCAAAGAAAACAATATTCCCACAATCGAAAATGTTCCCTTGGCGCGAGCCCTTTATGCAAACGTCGATTTAGGACAGATAATTCCAAGCGAGTACTATCAATCGCTTTCAATTATTTTCTTAAAAATTTACTCTATGAAAGAAAAAGAAATGTTAAGGAAAAGATGGAGGTAA
- the fliR gene encoding flagellar biosynthetic protein FliR encodes MQPFDFILNKEPIFLLAAVRIFAMLMTSPLMSMRNVSRIAKVALAGLTAFMVTPYAYPNFGNLNAFSLEYLLLLLGEGLIGVLTGFFISILFSTFSTAGQFFSFQMGFGASGVFDALAQVENPLIGQYFNFIAVLIFLRINGFQRLFLGGIMKSIEHVNCFMFLERQDVLSTYLLGAVGNLFFNAMIIALPVMGTLILIHITMGLLTKAAPQMNLLSEGFPITILTAFFILTIALPFFINTFEIMLEKGFSDFWRLLDSLRGTK; translated from the coding sequence ATGCAGCCCTTTGATTTTATCCTAAATAAAGAACCTATTTTTTTACTCGCAGCAGTCCGAATTTTTGCCATGCTGATGACATCTCCCCTAATGTCGATGCGCAATGTTTCACGAATCGCAAAAGTTGCTCTTGCGGGTTTAACTGCATTTATGGTAACCCCCTATGCCTATCCCAACTTCGGAAATCTAAATGCCTTCAGTCTTGAGTATCTTCTTTTACTTTTAGGAGAAGGGCTCATCGGCGTGTTAACAGGCTTTTTTATAAGCATCTTGTTTTCTACATTCAGCACTGCAGGGCAGTTTTTTTCGTTTCAGATGGGTTTCGGAGCTTCAGGAGTTTTTGATGCTCTTGCACAAGTTGAAAACCCCTTGATAGGTCAATATTTTAACTTTATTGCAGTCCTTATTTTTTTACGCATAAACGGTTTCCAGCGCCTTTTTTTAGGCGGAATAATGAAGAGCATCGAACATGTCAACTGCTTTATGTTTTTAGAAAGACAGGATGTGCTTTCAACCTATCTTTTAGGGGCAGTTGGAAATCTTTTTTTTAATGCGATGATAATTGCCTTGCCTGTTATGGGAACCCTGATTTTAATTCACATAACAATGGGACTTTTAACAAAGGCAGCCCCTCAAATGAACCTTTTATCTGAAGGCTTCCCAATTACTATTTTAACCGCATTTTTTATTTTGACCATTGCTCTGCCTTTTTTTATAAACACCTTTGAAATTATGTTGGAAAAAGGCTTTTCGGATTTTTGGCGGCTTTTAGACAGTTTGAGAGGTACTAAATGA
- the fliQ gene encoding flagellar biosynthesis protein FliQ, whose translation MTTGTIVTLMREGVGIILMLSAPILVAALLVGLIVAIFQATTSIQEQTLTFVPKILTILGMIALLATWMITVLREYFVSLMNLIPQLVR comes from the coding sequence ATGACTACAGGTACTATAGTTACTTTAATGCGTGAAGGCGTAGGTATCATACTGATGCTTTCCGCACCCATCTTAGTTGCAGCTCTTTTAGTAGGCTTAATTGTTGCAATCTTTCAGGCGACTACTTCTATACAGGAACAGACGCTGACCTTTGTTCCTAAAATTTTAACTATTTTAGGAATGATTGCCCTTTTGGCAACTTGGATGATTACGGTGTTAAGGGAATATTTTGTTTCTTTAATGAATTTAATTCCTCAACTGGTAAGATAA
- a CDS encoding iron-containing alcohol dehydrogenase: MADFVFKLSSKVILGNYSLARIGEEVIKFGNNFMFVVDPFFEDMGLLDKIRKSLEEKHISLFIFNGFEQTADSEVIERALSLARGAHIRGVIACGDMTACAIGRAIAALYNEDKPVYRYIEGEPITAEALPLVQIPTSCSDPFLFGNSSFIVDSRNRTINLLKIKEDLCDLVIFDSNTYAGLAPNAMTSMIFAGLCSTFEAYVSTRGSFFSETILGKAVEIFLISLDPQHEKLVGMPREELVAQAACLSAIGIAASAPGLGTAIALAAGGRYRIASPLISSILFPHVVNDAISSSLSKTVAVARMLGETMLEGGDAAEVAKRGIEEIRRRLAEANLPIRLKDIDLTIESLVPVAEDAARLSFMNYSPRPLANHDIFEIIKQAF; encoded by the coding sequence ATGGCAGATTTTGTATTTAAACTTTCATCAAAGGTTATTTTAGGTAACTATTCTCTTGCCCGCATCGGTGAAGAAGTCATAAAATTCGGTAATAATTTTATGTTTGTAGTAGATCCGTTTTTTGAAGATATGGGCTTGCTCGATAAGATTCGAAAATCTCTTGAAGAAAAGCATATATCCCTTTTTATTTTTAACGGTTTTGAGCAGACAGCCGATTCTGAGGTTATAGAAAGGGCACTTTCATTAGCCAGAGGGGCTCATATAAGGGGAGTAATTGCCTGCGGAGATATGACTGCCTGTGCCATAGGGCGGGCTATAGCGGCTCTTTATAATGAAGATAAACCCGTATACAGATATATTGAAGGAGAGCCTATCACGGCAGAAGCCTTACCTCTTGTTCAAATTCCTACAAGCTGCAGTGACCCCTTTTTGTTCGGAAATTCAAGCTTCATCGTCGATTCACGAAATAGAACCATAAATTTATTAAAGATAAAAGAAGACCTATGCGACCTTGTAATTTTCGATTCAAATACCTATGCAGGGCTTGCTCCAAACGCAATGACTTCAATGATTTTTGCAGGCCTGTGTTCTACCTTTGAGGCCTATGTTTCGACACGGGGAAGCTTTTTTTCGGAGACAATTTTGGGTAAGGCTGTCGAGATATTTTTAATTTCCCTTGACCCTCAGCATGAAAAATTGGTAGGCATGCCCAGAGAGGAACTTGTGGCGCAAGCTGCCTGCCTTTCGGCTATAGGAATTGCGGCTTCCGCCCCGGGACTTGGAACAGCTATAGCTCTTGCTGCCGGAGGACGATACAGAATAGCAAGCCCGCTTATTTCGAGTATATTGTTCCCCCATGTTGTTAATGATGCCATTTCTTCAAGTCTTTCAAAGACTGTTGCCGTTGCGAGAATGTTAGGCGAAACCATGCTTGAAGGCGGAGATGCAGCCGAGGTTGCAAAACGAGGTATTGAAGAAATTAGAAGAAGACTTGCCGAGGCCAATTTACCTATACGTTTAAAAGACATAGATTTAACTATAGAATCCCTTGTGCCTGTTGCAGAGGATGCCGCCCGTTTGAGTTTTATGAACTACAGTCCAAGGCCTCTTGCAAATCACGATATTTTTGAAATTATAAAACAAGCCTTCTAA
- a CDS encoding TrmH family RNA methyltransferase → MPEIFKLYNLPQKQRCRKILRILESAEAALVQNKADEFLDAFYLRSLLKIILEDLEPSSAIKIQNWIENPQENDKRKIINFVRYELYKKLDTAPAEWDLILPNSGADEIANFRRTFFEGVYVYAEDIRTPFNIGSIFRTAESFGVEKVFLSHDCVSPDNPKAKRTAMGCTEYLPWERVGLESLPDLPLIVLETGGTDISKFDFPKKGIVVIGSEELGVSPEAIKKAEGRVITIPMYGIKASINVSVAFGICMQKWCEALTADRRF, encoded by the coding sequence ATGCCCGAGATTTTTAAGCTTTATAACTTACCGCAAAAACAAAGATGCCGTAAAATATTGCGTATCTTGGAATCGGCTGAAGCTGCCCTTGTGCAAAACAAGGCTGACGAATTTCTTGATGCTTTTTATCTGCGTTCTCTTTTAAAAATCATTTTAGAAGATTTAGAACCTTCCTCTGCAATAAAAATTCAAAACTGGATTGAAAATCCGCAAGAAAACGATAAAAGAAAAATTATCAATTTTGTACGGTATGAACTTTACAAAAAACTTGATACGGCTCCTGCGGAGTGGGATTTGATTTTGCCTAATTCCGGTGCCGATGAAATTGCAAATTTCAGGCGGACTTTTTTTGAAGGAGTCTATGTCTATGCCGAAGACATACGCACCCCTTTTAACATAGGCTCGATTTTTAGAACAGCCGAATCCTTCGGGGTCGAAAAAGTTTTTTTATCTCACGACTGCGTTTCTCCTGACAACCCCAAGGCTAAAAGAACGGCAATGGGCTGCACCGAATATCTTCCATGGGAAAGAGTCGGGCTTGAAAGCCTTCCTGACCTTCCTCTGATTGTGCTTGAAACGGGCGGAACGGATATTTCGAAGTTTGACTTCCCCAAAAAGGGAATTGTTGTGATAGGCTCGGAAGAATTGGGGGTCAGCCCCGAAGCTATAAAAAAAGCCGAAGGACGGGTTATCACAATTCCCATGTACGGAATAAAGGCCTCGATAAATGTGAGCGTTGCCTTCGGTATCTGTATGCAAAAATGGTGTGAAGCTCTTACGGCAGACAGGCGTTTTTAA
- a CDS encoding Rpn family recombination-promoting nuclease/putative transposase: MSISNRKYKDSVFVDLFSEDEKAKENFLSLYNALHNTELKDTEQLKNVRLDQVLYMSFYNDVSYLVDNKIIVLAEHQSTINPNMPLRCLEYISRLYETLFESKEKYSRKLLKIPRPEFYVFYNGEEHYPSDKTLKLSDAFIEKATETNLELTVKIININKQNSHPILENCKTMYEYTVFVETVRRWKKADPKNGFEKAIEECIQNNILRDYLKRKTKEVLNMLLAEYDYETDIAVQRAEEREIAFAEGISQGISQGVYQNKLETAKMMKGMNYPIDDICTISGLSQEEIENL; this comes from the coding sequence ATGAGTATTTCAAACAGAAAATATAAAGATTCAGTCTTCGTCGATTTATTCAGTGAAGACGAAAAAGCAAAAGAAAACTTTTTATCTCTTTACAATGCCTTGCATAATACCGAACTCAAAGATACGGAACAGCTGAAAAATGTCAGGCTTGATCAAGTTTTATATATGTCATTTTATAATGATGTCTCCTACCTTGTAGATAACAAAATCATAGTTTTAGCAGAGCATCAATCGACAATCAACCCAAATATGCCTTTACGTTGTCTTGAATACATAAGCCGCCTTTATGAAACTCTTTTCGAGTCAAAAGAAAAATACAGCCGTAAACTCCTAAAAATTCCAAGACCTGAATTTTATGTCTTTTACAATGGAGAGGAACACTATCCTTCCGATAAAACATTAAAACTATCAGATGCTTTTATAGAAAAAGCAACAGAAACTAATCTTGAGCTGACCGTTAAGATAATAAACATAAATAAGCAAAACAGTCATCCGATACTTGAAAACTGCAAGACGATGTATGAATACACAGTATTTGTAGAAACAGTGCGGAGATGGAAAAAGGCAGACCCTAAAAACGGCTTTGAAAAAGCGATTGAAGAATGTATACAAAACAATATTTTGAGAGACTATCTAAAGCGTAAGACTAAGGAGGTGTTGAATATGTTACTAGCCGAATATGATTATGAAACAGATATAGCTGTACAACGAGCAGAAGAGAGAGAAATAGCCTTTGCTGAAGGAATATCTCAGGGTATATCTCAAGGAGTTTACCAAAACAAGCTTGAAACGGCAAAAATGATGAAGGGTATGAATTATCCCATTGATGATATTTGCACAATATCGGGTCTAAGCCAAGAAGAAATAGAAAACCTTTAA
- a CDS encoding leucine-rich repeat domain-containing protein, translating into MKQSKRKSFFGAVNLTASVLAALLPMVLLTGLLTGCKPKVDPRYNYTVEHLQQNIGNDEYTVYEREILSGKAGETTSAKAKAYEGFTVQDFSQTSINADGSTVVQIKYNRNEITITLDLQGGSTTTPLIDGDKLKSRYGADINLVEPTKTEHIFWYWEPELPSTFPVQDAEYKAFWNKNFHITIKGDERTEISQENFIEIPITETKKWADIKAQVEAKVNLKPEWQGGDYEVYEWRLDNENGAKLTDGYQIDKHITVYAVTNYAKAKFNIVGDKIKLIDKKGYSGAKPKGKIIIPDGITEIEEGDNQDKGAFRDCSGITSVKLPQSLTQIGGYAFNDCTGLTSIDLSSCTNLDTIGW; encoded by the coding sequence ATGAAGCAAAGTAAAAGAAAATCCTTTTTTGGGGCAGTAAATCTTACTGCATCGGTATTGGCAGCCTTGCTGCCGATGGTATTATTGACAGGGCTGTTGACCGGCTGTAAGCCTAAGGTTGATCCTAGATATAATTACACGGTAGAACACTTGCAGCAAAATATCGGTAACGATGAGTACACCGTGTACGAGAGGGAAATCTTAAGCGGTAAGGCAGGCGAAACCACCTCTGCGAAGGCCAAAGCCTATGAGGGCTTTACGGTGCAAGATTTTAGCCAAACCTCAATAAATGCAGACGGGTCTACGGTAGTGCAGATTAAGTATAACAGAAACGAAATTACCATCACACTTGATTTACAAGGCGGAAGTACTACTACACCTCTTATAGATGGTGATAAGTTAAAGAGCAGATACGGAGCAGATATAAATCTTGTTGAGCCGACAAAGACTGAACATATTTTTTGGTACTGGGAGCCGGAACTTCCTTCAACCTTTCCTGTTCAAGATGCAGAATACAAGGCCTTCTGGAATAAAAACTTCCACATTACCATAAAAGGTGATGAAAGAACAGAAATATCTCAAGAAAACTTCATCGAAATTCCCATTACCGAAACCAAAAAATGGGCAGACATAAAAGCTCAAGTAGAAGCTAAGGTAAACTTAAAACCCGAATGGCAGGGCGGCGATTATGAGGTTTACGAATGGAGACTTGACAATGAAAACGGAGCAAAACTGACCGACGGCTACCAGATAGACAAGCACATAACCGTATACGCCGTAACCAACTATGCCAAAGCCAAATTTAATATCGTAGGCGATAAAATCAAACTTATAGACAAGAAAGGCTATAGCGGAGCAAAACCCAAAGGCAAAATAATAATCCCCGACGGTATTACCGAAATAGAAGAAGGCGACAACCAGGATAAGGGAGCCTTTAGAGATTGTAGCGGAATAACTTCCGTAAAGTTACCTCAAAGCCTTACCCAAATAGGCGGCTATGCTTTTAACGACTGTACGGGCTTAACAAGCATAGACCTATCTTCTTGCACAAACCTGGATACAATAGGATGGTAA
- the hutI gene encoding imidazolonepropionase produces MILFISDSIFTSTEKKSEDFDKAFAGYIVVENGIIQKVGKGEAPESLKSQAEKIVDARGKTITAGLVDAHTHLVHGGSREHELAMKLEGKSYLEIHASGGGIFSTVRATRAASKEELTQKAMTSLDRMLIHGTTTAESKSGYGLDMDTEIKCLEINSYLNENHPIDIVSTYMGAHATPPEFKDNKEGYIKFMIEEVMPEVKRRGLAEFSDAFCEDKIFSVEETERIMKAAKDLGFKLKLHADEIVPLKGAELAAKMNAHSAEHLMAISDEGITALAKSGTVAVLLPATSFFLMSPIYAPAKKMIEEGVRVALATDYNPGSSPTENLQMSMWAACFKMKLLPAQILRGVTINAAYAIDREKTIGSIEEGKQADLVIFDAPNIDYLVYHFGVNSVDQVWKKGKLAAEKRQVVYKN; encoded by the coding sequence ATGATTTTATTTATAAGCGACAGTATTTTTACTTCTACCGAAAAAAAGAGCGAGGATTTTGATAAGGCCTTCGCAGGTTACATAGTTGTAGAAAACGGTATTATTCAAAAGGTCGGCAAGGGCGAGGCTCCCGAAAGTTTAAAAAGCCAAGCCGAAAAAATAGTTGATGCAAGAGGAAAGACCATTACTGCAGGTCTTGTCGATGCCCACACCCACTTGGTGCACGGTGGCTCGCGCGAACATGAGCTTGCAATGAAACTCGAAGGAAAGAGCTATCTTGAAATACACGCAAGCGGAGGAGGCATTTTCAGCACCGTAAGAGCAACAAGAGCTGCCTCAAAAGAAGAGTTGACACAGAAGGCTATGACCAGTCTTGACCGAATGCTTATTCACGGTACAACCACTGCCGAATCAAAAAGCGGTTACGGCCTCGACATGGATACCGAAATTAAGTGTCTCGAGATAAATTCTTATTTAAACGAAAATCATCCTATCGATATTGTTTCGACCTATATGGGTGCCCATGCAACTCCGCCCGAATTCAAGGACAACAAAGAAGGCTATATCAAGTTTATGATAGAAGAGGTTATGCCCGAAGTTAAAAGACGAGGCTTGGCCGAATTTTCCGATGCCTTTTGTGAGGACAAGATTTTTTCTGTAGAAGAAACCGAGAGAATAATGAAGGCTGCTAAAGACCTCGGCTTTAAGTTAAAGCTTCATGCAGACGAGATAGTTCCTTTAAAGGGTGCCGAGCTTGCCGCAAAGATGAATGCACACTCTGCAGAGCACCTGATGGCAATCTCCGATGAAGGAATTACGGCCCTTGCAAAATCGGGAACCGTTGCCGTTCTTCTTCCTGCCACCTCTTTCTTTTTGATGTCGCCTATTTATGCGCCTGCAAAAAAGATGATTGAAGAAGGCGTAAGGGTCGCCCTTGCAACCGATTATAACCCCGGAAGCAGCCCGACCGAAAACCTGCAAATGTCTATGTGGGCGGCTTGTTTTAAGATGAAGCTTTTACCTGCACAGATTTTACGCGGAGTAACCATCAATGCGGCCTATGCAATCGACCGCGAAAAAACTATAGGCAGCATCGAAGAAGGAAAACAGGCAGACCTTGTTATCTTTGATGCCCCCAATATTGATTACCTTGTTTATCACTTCGGCGTAAACTCCGTTGATCAGGTTTGGAAAAAGGGAAAGCTCGCTGCCGAAAAAAGGCAGGTAGTTTACAAGAACTGA
- a CDS encoding cyclodeaminase/cyclohydrolase family protein → MELVKMMVSAFVDETASDSPAPGGGSVSALAGSLASALGQMVIRLTTGKKAFASLDEKTQEEFKAQLPKLEKAQKRLVEIIDEDTQAFNAFMEALKLPKDTDEQKAKRNKAMSDATVVAMQVPLETAKTCLEVLRFLPIVAVHGNKNAASDAGVAALNARSGLEGAILNVKINLGGIDDAPLCEKTRAECNKMLEEGEKLKTEILKTIYSKIE, encoded by the coding sequence ATGGAATTAGTAAAGATGATGGTAAGTGCCTTTGTTGACGAAACAGCAAGCGATTCTCCGGCCCCCGGAGGCGGTTCGGTTTCTGCCTTAGCAGGCTCGCTCGCCTCGGCCCTCGGTCAGATGGTTATCCGCCTGACGACAGGAAAAAAAGCCTTTGCTTCTCTTGATGAAAAAACTCAAGAGGAATTTAAGGCTCAGCTTCCTAAACTGGAAAAGGCACAAAAACGATTGGTCGAAATCATTGACGAAGACACTCAGGCCTTTAATGCCTTTATGGAAGCCTTAAAATTACCTAAGGACACTGATGAGCAAAAGGCAAAACGTAATAAGGCTATGTCCGATGCTACTGTTGTAGCCATGCAGGTTCCGCTTGAAACAGCTAAAACCTGTTTGGAAGTTTTACGCTTTTTACCCATTGTTGCCGTTCACGGAAACAAAAATGCCGCATCCGATGCAGGTGTTGCAGCCCTTAATGCCCGCTCCGGTTTGGAAGGCGCTATCTTAAACGTCAAGATAAACCTAGGCGGTATCGACGATGCCCCCCTCTGCGAAAAGACAAGGGCAGAATGCAATAAGATGCTTGAAGAAGGCGAAAAGCTAAAGACCGAAATTTTAAAGACAATCTATTCAAAGATCGAATAG
- a CDS encoding low specificity L-threonine aldolase, whose translation MYFFINDYSEGCHPKILKTLTETNEEQTVGYGCDQYCTEAANLILKELDAPQSKVYFFSGGTQTNLTMIASVLRPHQGVIAADTGHINVHESGAIEACGHKVLTIESTNGKITAEQTEALIKAHYEDPTAEHMVQPGMIYISNPTELGTIYSKKELQDLKLTAQKYSVPLYVDGARLGTALTADNNDLSLADLARYTDAFYIGGTKMGALFGEALIINNPDLQKDFRYIQKQKGGLFAKGRLLGLQFKTLFTDNLYFEIGKTMNETAKMIRKGFSERGFSFFMESATNQSFPIIENSLLTKIEKEFKCEFWTKISENQTAVRFCTSWATTKEAVKKLFEYLDEINNKGSKDI comes from the coding sequence ATGTATTTTTTTATAAACGATTACAGCGAAGGCTGTCACCCAAAAATTCTTAAGACATTAACGGAAACAAATGAAGAGCAAACTGTAGGTTACGGCTGTGACCAATATTGTACAGAAGCAGCAAACCTTATCTTAAAGGAGCTGGACGCCCCTCAAAGTAAGGTTTATTTTTTCTCGGGCGGAACACAAACAAACCTGACAATGATTGCTTCGGTACTAAGGCCCCATCAGGGGGTAATAGCGGCCGATACCGGACATATAAACGTGCATGAGTCGGGAGCCATAGAAGCCTGCGGACACAAGGTTCTTACCATCGAATCGACAAACGGAAAAATAACGGCAGAACAGACAGAAGCTCTTATAAAAGCTCACTATGAAGACCCTACAGCAGAGCACATGGTTCAGCCCGGGATGATTTATATTTCGAACCCTACCGAGCTCGGTACCATTTATTCAAAAAAAGAATTACAGGATTTAAAGCTGACAGCTCAAAAATATTCCGTTCCGCTCTATGTTGACGGAGCCCGCCTAGGAACCGCCCTCACAGCGGACAATAACGATTTAAGCCTTGCAGACTTGGCAAGATATACGGATGCATTTTATATAGGCGGAACAAAGATGGGAGCCCTTTTCGGTGAAGCCCTTATAATAAACAATCCCGATCTTCAAAAAGATTTTAGGTACATCCAAAAACAAAAGGGAGGTCTCTTCGCAAAGGGCCGGCTTTTAGGTCTTCAGTTTAAAACTCTTTTTACAGACAACCTTTACTTCGAGATAGGAAAAACGATGAACGAAACGGCAAAGATGATACGCAAGGGATTTTCAGAACGCGGCTTTTCCTTTTTTATGGAAAGCGCAACAAATCAAAGTTTTCCCATAATCGAAAACAGTCTTTTAACTAAAATAGAAAAAGAATTTAAATGCGAATTTTGGACAAAGATCTCAGAAAATCAAACAGCCGTACGCTTTTGCACCTCTTGGGCTACAACAAAAGAAGCCGTAAAAAAACTCTTTGAATACTTGGACGAGATAAACAACAAGGGGAGCAAAGATATTTGA